In the genome of Luteitalea pratensis, the window GTCCCGCACCGGCTCGACGGCACCGCCACCGACTTCACCCCCAAGGCCCTCGATTTCATCGAACGCTTGTCGCGCCGGGTGCCCGTGCCAGTCGTGCCGCTCGACGAGCGACTGACCAGCGTCGAGGCCGAGGCGCTTCTGGCCGAACACGAATCCGACTGGCGACGCCGTAAGGCGCGGCTCGATGCGGCCGCGGCGGCAGTGTTGTTGCAGGAATATCTCGACTCCCGCACAAGGGCCCCGCTCGCGTGAAGCGTCTCGGACTGCTCCTGCTCATCGTCGTCGTGTTGGTCGCGGCCGGTACGGCCCTGTGGGTCGCTCGCCGCGTCTCCACGCCCTTCGGCAGCGTCTCCGGCGAGCAGTTCGTCGAGATCCCGCCCGGAGAGAGCACCCCCGGCATCGGCCGTCGGCTGGTGGCGGCGGGTGTGATCCGCGACGAACTGACGTTCCGGCTCGCAATGCGGTGGCACGGTCGCGGCCGTTCCCTCAAGGCCGGGGAGTACCGCTTTGCCGAGGCCGCAACCCCGGCCGAGATCATCGACAGGCTGGCGAAGGGCGACGTCTACCTGTTGCCGCTCACGTTTCCCGAGGGACTGACCGCCGACGAGATGTCGCAGCTGTTTGCACAGAGCGGCCTCGGCACCGCCCCGGATTTCATCGCAGCCGCGCGCGATCCCGCGCCCATCAAGGCCATCGATCCGGCGGCCGACACGCTCGAGGGCTACCTGTTCCCGGACACGTACAGCCTGCCTCGCCACATCGACGGAGAGGCCATGGTGGCGCGCATGGTCAGCCGCTTCACCACGGTATTCGACGAGGACCTGCGCCGTCGCGCCACAGCGACCGGCCTGAGCGTTCGGCAGATCATGGCAATCGCGGCGCTGGTGGAGAAGGAGACCGCCCGTGCCGACGAGCGGCCGCTGGTCGCGGCCGTGTACCGCAATCGCTTGAAGATCGGGATGCCGATGCAGGCCGATCCAACAGTGATCTACGCACTCAAGCGGGCCGGACGCTGGAACGGCAACATTCGGCGGGCGGACCTGGACTTCGACTCGCCGTACAACACCTACCGCTACCCGGGGCTCCCGCCCGGTCCGATCGCCTCGCCGGGCAGGGCCGCCATCGAGGCAACCATCGCGCCCGCGAAGGTGGACTACCTCTACTTCGTGAGCCGCAACGACGGCTCGCACGCCTTCGCCGCGACGCTTCCGGAACACAATCGCAACGTCCAGAAGTGGCAGGTGGAGTACTTCCGAGGGCGCAAATAATTTCAGAATCTCACGAATTTCAGAATTTCATTCCCACCGTCAGCAGCTCGAACAATGGCGGTGGCAATGAAATTGTGAACTTCTGAAATTGTGAAATCGCTGGGCCAAACGCGTTAGCGTTCGGCCCAGCGCAGCTTCTGGCGCAGCACCTGGAAGTACCCGTGTGAACTCGGCTTGAGCAGGCGCAGGGCGTACGGTGCGCGGTGGATCGAGACGGTCTCCCCGGGACCCAGGATGTCGCCGACCTGGCCGTCGAAGGTCACGTAGGTCTCTTCCCGCGACGATCGGGCGATTTCACCGGCGACGACGATGTCGAGCGAGGTCGACGCGGGCAACACCACCGGACGGTTGGTGAGCGTGTGCGGGGCGATCGGCGTCAGCACCAGCGCGTCGACGCCAGGGTGCACGATGGGGCCGCCGGCAGACAGGTTGTAGGCCGTCGAGCCCGTGGGCGAGGCGACGATGAGGCCATCGGCCTTGAACCGGGCAATCAATTGCCCGTCGGCCGACGCGACCAGATCGATCATGCGCGACAGCGCTCCCTTGGTGATCACCACGTCGTTCAGCGAGATGTGACTCAGTTGGGTCCCGTCGGCGCGGCAGACGTGCGACTCGAGCATCATCCGGCGCTCTTCGTGCGCGGTTCCGGCCAGCACCTGCGACAGCGCTTCGTAGACCTCGGTGACCCTCACTTCGGTGAGGAAGCCGAGGCTGCCGAAGTTCACCGCCACGACCGGCACGTCGAAGCCCGAGGTAGCCAACCGGCCTGCCGTGCCGAGCAGCGTGCCGTCGCCGCCGAGCACGATGATCAACTGCTCGTGGCGTCCGATCTGCTCCGGCTCGCAGATGCCACCGGGGAGGGGCGTGCTCGAGAGCGAGGCCGTGTCGGTTTCGTAGCACGGCTCGATGCCCCGCGACACGAGCCAGGCGCCGATCTCCCCGAGCAGGTCGGCGGCCTCGGTGAGCCCGGGCTTGGCCACCAGGCCGACCCGATGGATGGGCGACGTCATGCACGACTCCTGAAGTGGGCGAGCCACTCGAGATTGCCTTCCATGCCCTCGATGGGCGACGCGGTGTGGCCCTGGGCCTCGAGGCCCAGGGCGCCTGCCGCGTCGATGACCTCGGCAAGGACGCGAGCTCGCACTGCCTCGTCGCGGACCACGCCATGCTTGCCGACTTCCTCACGCCCGGCTTCGAATTGCGGCTTGACCAGCGTGATGACGTCGGCCCCCGGCCGCAAGAGCGGTGGCACGACTGGGAGAATGTACCGCAGCGAGATGAACGAGACGTCGGCGGTGACGATGTCGAACAGTCGATGGTCGGCGGGGAGGTCGCCGGCCGTGAGATGCCGCGCGTTGATGCGTTCGAGGCAGCTGACGCGTAGATTGGACCGCAACCGCCAGTCCATCTGGTTGTGCCCGACGTCGACGGCGACCACGTGCGCCGCGCCCCGCTGCAGCAGGACGTCGGTGAATCCGCCCGTGGAGGCACCGATGTCGAGGGCGACTCGTCCCTCCACCGGGATGGCGAAGCTGTCCAGGGCATGTACGAGCTTGAGGGCGCCGCGGCCCACGTAGGGATGGTCGGCCTGCCGGACCTGGACGTCGGCGTCTTCGCGCACCAGATGCCCGGGTTTCGGAGGCGCGGACGCGCCCGGAAGACTGACGTGGCCGGCGAGGATGAGCGCACGCGCCCGTTCCCGGGACGAGGCCAGTCCGCGCTGCACGAGCAGCGCATCGAGCCTGACGCGGGACGCGCGGGTGTCCGTCACTGGGTGCGGGTCAGTGTCCAGTCGAGGATGGCCGGCAGGTGGCCGGACAGGCCCGCGGCTTCGAGCGCGGCATGGCCGCGGTCGGCGCAATCGCGTGCGCGCTGGCGGCTTCCGGCAACGCCAAAAAGAGCCGGATAGGTCAGCTTGCCTGCCGCTTCGTCCTTGCCTGCATGCTTGCCGAGCGATGCCGCATCGCCCTCGACGTCGAGGACGTCATCGATGATCTGGAAACACAACCCGAGTTCGATCGCGTAGGCGTCCACGGTGGCGACCTGGCCCGGTGTGCCGCCAGCCATGATGGCGCCGGCGCCCGTTGCGGCGCGAATCAGGGCGCCGGTCTTGCGGGCGTGTACGTCCTGCAACCGCAGCAGGTCGTCATCGGGGTGCTCCTGCCGCGCCGCGCCCTCCCATTGCAGGTCCAGCGCCTGGCCGCCGACCATGCCCCCCACGCCAGCCGAGCGCGCGATGAGTTCCAGTGTCTGCAACTTGCGCTGGGCGATCGCCGTGCCTTCGAGTACGGGCTCGCGGGCAAGCAGTGCGAACGCTTCGGTGAGGAGTCCGTCGCCGGAGAGGATGGCCAACGCGTCCCCGTACACGACATGCGCCGTCGGACGCCCGCGCCGCAGCGTGTCGTTGTCCATCGCCGGCAGGTCATCGTGCACCAGCGAGTACGTGTGGATCATCTCGAGCGCGCACGCGGCCGGCAGGGCGAGGGTGCGGGCATCGGGATGCCCGAGTCCGATGGCGTCGGCGGCGGCGAAAACGAGCACCGGACGCATCCGCTTGCCGCCAGCGAGTAGGCTGTACTGCATCGCTTCGTGCAGCCGCGGGGGAGATACGGGAGGGCCGGGCAACCAGACCGTCAACGCGCGATCCAGATCGCGGCGGCAGCCCGCCGCGAAGTCCTCGAACGTGGTGGCCGTCATCCGCGGTCGGACTGCCTCGGCGACAGGTCCTTCTCGAACGCGGCCGTCTCGTCGCGCAGTCCGCCACTCTGCGTCAGCACCTGGATGCGTTTCTCCGCATCGGTCAGCTTCTCGTGGCAGAAGCGCGACAGCGTGACACCACGCTCGAACAGCGCGAGCGACTGCTCGAGGGGCTGGTCGCCCTGTTCCAGGGAGCGCACGATGGCGTCGAGTTCGGTGAGGGCCTGTTCGAAGTCGGTCGGGTCGGTCATGGGCGTGAAGTGGGGTCGGCGGCATCCACCGCCTGGACCGCGCAGTGCAGCGAGCCGTCTGGCAACTGCACGTCGACGCGGTCGCCAGCGGCGACTGCGGTGACGCTGCGCACCACGGCGGTGCGATCGGTGTTCCAGCAGATGGCGTAGCCGCGGCCCAGTGTCGCCAACGGGCTGAGGGCATGCAACTGCCCGGCCAGCGTGGTCAATTGGCGATCGGTCCGATGCCAGCGGCCCTCGACGGCCTGGCGCGCGCGCACCAGTTGCGCGTCGACCCTTCGGCACGACTGGGCCACCGATGCGTCGAGGCCCACCCTGGCGAGCCGGTCCCGATGCACCTGCAGGTGGTTGCGCGCGTCGGCCTGGCGGGTGCGCATCGCGGCCGCGAGCCGATCGTCGATCTGGGCAAGCCGGCGCAACCGTGACGTCAGTTGCCGTTGCGGATGTTGTTCGTCGAGGCGCGCCGCGACGTCGCGGAGGACACGCCGGCCGTCCTGCACGCGCGTGCGTAATGCCGCCGTCAGGCGTTCGTGCAGGTCGGCGCGCTCGCGATCCCGATCGAGCAAGCGATCGCGGTAGCGGGCGAAGGCCGGCCGCTGCTCGACGCGCATCAGTCCGGTGCGCTGGCGATCCAGGCGGCTGCGCAGCAGCAAGGCCATCTGCCGGCGGGCATTGGCGATGCGATCACGGAACTCGCTGGCCTGGCGCACCACGATTTCGGCGCCCTGCGACGGTGTGGCGGCACGCACGTCGGCGACGTGGTCGGCGATGGTCGTGTCCGTCTCGTGACCGATGGCTGCAATCACTGGCACGGGGCAGGCGGCAATCGCGCGGGCCACTACTTCCTCGTTGAAGGCCCAGAGGTCCTCGAGCGATCCACCACCTCTGCCGACGATGATCACGTCGACGTTGGGTACGCGGGCGAGACGAGCGATGGCGCGGGCGATCTCGGCCGCTGCGCCCTCGCCCTGGACGCGCGTCGGGCTGATGACGATCTCGGACGGCGCCCGCCGCGTGCGCAGGACCCGCACGATGTCCTTGATTGCGGCGCCCTCGAGCGACGTGACGATGCCGATGCGTCGCGGCAGCATCGGCAAGGGCCGCTTGCGCCCCGGGGCAAAGAGGCCCTCGGCCTGCAGACGGCGCCGCAGTTGCTCGTAGGCGAGCTGCAAGGCTCCGGCGCCGCGCGGCTCGATGCTCTCGGCATACAGCTGGTACTTGCCGCTCGGCACGTACACCGAGAGCCGGCCCTTCACGATCACCTGCAGCCCCGTCGTCAGCTTGAAGCGCAGGCGCAGTGCGTCGGTGCGCCAGAGCACCGCCGAGAGACGCGCGCCCTGGTCCTTCAGCGTGAAGTAGACATGTCCGCCCTTGTCGGAGCAGTCGGCGACTTCGCCCTCGACCCAGATGGTCCTGAACTCCTGCTCGATCGCGTTGCGCACGGCGTTTGTGAGCTCGCTGACCGAGTACACGCGGGGCCGTTGCCGTTCGGCCCGCGACGGGGGGGCGGGCGAGGCCACGGACCGTGCCTCCGCAGGCGGGGCAGTGGGCGAAGTCATTGGGTACGTAGGCGTCGAGCTTGCTCGACGCTGACCGTCGACCTGAAGGTCGACGGCTACGTCCGGCGTCGTGTCGCCGGGCTGTCCGCCCTCGCCAAGGCTTCGGCGCCCCGGGGACAGCCCGAAGCTACCTTGTGCCACGACCGGCTCGGCGCGACCGTCGTCGGGCGCGTCGAGGGGCTGCAGGACCTCGGGGTCGAGGGGCTCGTCCTCGAACGGGAGATCGAACAGCGAACTCACCGCAGGTCCTCGATGTCGGTGGGCGTGAGGCTCAATCGCTCGATGTCTGTCGCATGGCCTGTCGCCGCATCGGCGGTGACAATCACGCCGTGCAGGCGCGGCATGCCCGAGGCCGTGTCGAACTTGGTGGGCAGGCCAGTCAGGAAGCGGCCGATGATCGGGCCGCGCTCGACGCCGATCACCCCGTCGTGCGGCCCCGTCATGCCGACATCGGTGCAATAGGCGGTGCCACCCGGCAGGATCTGCGCGTCGGCCGTCTGCACGTGGGTGTGCGTGCCGACGACGACCGAGGCCACGCCGTCGAGATGCCAGCCGAGGGCGATCTTTTCGGACGTCGCCTCGGCATGGAAGTCCACGAAAACCACGTCGGCATGCTCGCGCAGCCGTTCCGCCTCGGCCCGGCCCAGCGCGAACGGATCATCGATGGCGGTCATGAAGACGCGACCCATCAGGTTCAGGACGCCGACTCTCGTGCCGTCGGCGATGGTCACGATCGTCGAGCCGCGCCCCGGCGTGCCGGCAGGGTAGTTGAAGGGCCGGAGCAGGCGCGGTTCCTCGTCGATGAAGGCGAGGATTTCCCGTTTGTCCCAGACATGGTTGCCCGATGTCATGACGGCAATGCCGGTGTCGAAGAGTTCCTTCGAAATCTCCCGCGTGATCCCGAACCCGCCGGCGCTGTTCTCCCCGTTCGCGATCACGAGATCGAGGCCGCGGGCGGCGACCAGCGCCGGCACGGCGCGCTTGACGAGGTCGCGACCGACCTTGGCGAATATGTCGCCGATGAAGAGGATGCGCATCCGCGCTAGACGACTTTCTCGATCGGAATCACGAACTCCTGCCCGCTGTTCAGGCGCGGTAACCGCACCCGCAACTCACCTTCGGTCATCGTCGCCCGCGCACGCGAGAGATCCAGCGTGGCGGTGATGCGGACCGCCCGGGCGAACCGCCCGAAGCTGCGTTCGACGAGATGGAACGCCGTCGCGCCCACGACGGCGCCCGCCGCCGGCCACTTGCATCCCGCGATGACCAGGGTGTTGTTCTTGAAGAGGACACGGACGTCTTCGGGCGAGACACCGGCCAGGTCGAGCACGACTTCGACGAACTCCTCGCGCTCGACGACGTCAATCGGCGGGGCATGGAGGCCGCCGGGGGCGGCGTCGTGGGCCTGCTGCAGGTCGTCGAAGAGCCGACGCACCTCGTCGGCGAGTTCGGCCGCCTCTGGAAACGACAGCATGGACGTGATGATCGCACTTTTCTCACGGGTCGTGCCATGCCTGGACCTGAACCGTTGAACTTGGGCGCAGGGCTGACCCTATTTTAGTGTTGTTGACTAAGATTAAATGCTTGACATGAACTCATGTCGGTCGTAAGCTGCCTTTGTCGTCGGGCGGGATAGCGCCGGCGAGCCGCCCTGGTCGGGTATGCCGACAGGGCGGAGGACATCAGGGCAAGGACGCGAGGTGGCCTGGATAGCCGCCCGCACAGTTCTCAGGAGGACGACATGACATTGGTGCGATTCGACCCGTTCCGCGAACTCTCCACGCTGCAGGACCGCCTCAACCGGATCTTCGCTGATGCTTACCCGCGCCGGTACGACGACGACCTGACGCAGCGGGGCGAGTGGTTCCCGCCGGTGGACATCTACGAGAACGGCAGCGACGAGATCGTGCTGAAGGCGGAACTGCCCGGGCTGCGGCGTGAGGACATCGACCTGCGGGTCGAGAACAACACGCTGACGCTGCGCGGCGAGCGCAAGCGCGATACCGAAATCAAGCAGGAGCAGTACCACCGCGTCGAGCGGTCCTACGGGGCGTTCAGCCGGTCCTTCACGCTGCCGTCGCGCATCGACACCGAAAACGTGCGTGCCGAGTTCAAGGAAGGCGTGCTCTCGATCAAGCTGCCGGTGAAGGCCGAGGCCAAGCCGCGCCAGATCGAGGTCGCGATCAGCTAAGGGACAGGGGCCCGGGTTCAGCACGCCGGGCCCCACCCAAGTTCAAAATTTCAAAATTTCAAAATTCACGAATTCAATTCGCGGTCTTCCGGAAGCGGAAGACCGCGAGTCCAATGATGGCGAAGGTGTAGAACGCCAGCCAGGAGACGGGCTCCCACAGCTCGTCGAGTCCCGCCCCCCGCAGGACGATCCCCCTCACCACCTCGATGAAGTACCGCGCTGGAATCACGCGCGAGAGCATCTGGAACACCAGCGGCATGCCGTCGATCGGGAAGACGTACCCGGACAGGAACACGAACGGCAACAGGAACATCATCGAGAGTTGCTGCGCCTGCCGCTGCGTCTGCGCGATCGTCGAGAGCAGCATGCCGAGTCCCAGCACCGCGGCAATGAACAGGAACCCCACCGCATAGAGCAGCAGCACGCTGCCCATGATCGGGATGTCGAAGAGGAAGCGCATCAGCAGCACCGTCACGGTCAGCTGCACGTAGCCGATGACGATGAACGGCACGAGCTTGCCGAGAATCAGCTGCGTGCGTGTGACCGGCGTCACCTGCAACTGCTCCAGCGTGCCGAGTTCCCGCTCGCGCACGATCGCCCCCGCGGTGAACTGGATCAGCGTGAAGGTCAGGATGATGGCCAGCAGGCCGGGAATGACGAAGGTGGCCGTCCGGAGGTCCGGGTTGTACCAGGGCCTGAGGCGCAGGTCGACCGGGAGCGCCGTCTCGCGCCACCCGGCGCGTCGCGCCAACGTCTGGATGGACAGCTGCGTTGCGACCCCGTTGGCAATCGACATCGCCTGAGTCGCCGTCGTCGTGTCCGACGCGTTGACGACGATGAACGCCTCGGCCGGCTTGCCGCGATGCCGGTTGGCGCCGTAGTCCCGATCGATCACGAGCCCGACCGACGCCGTCGCCGAATCGAGCGCCGTCTGCAACTCGCGCAGGCTGTCGACCCGCCCGACCACGTCGAAGTACTGGCTGGCCGTGAGTCGCGCGACGAGTTCGCGACTGTCGTAGGAGCGGCTCTCGTCGAGCACCACGGTCTTCAGGTGCTTGACGTCGTAGTTGATGGCATACCCGAAGACGAGGGTCTGCATCAACGGCACCAGGATGATCATGCGCAGCGTCAGGCGGTCGCGCTTGAGCTGCATGAACTCCTTCCAGGTCAGGGCGAGCAGGCGTCTCATGCAGCCTCCCCGGAGCTCGTCGAGCGCTTGCGGGCCAGCGAGACGAAGACATCCTCGAGGGACGG includes:
- the ruvX gene encoding Holliday junction resolvase RuvX; its protein translation is MRVLAFDLGARRTGVAISDASGTLARPLEVVQGPSLKAQWAALLGVISRVQAEDPALAAIVVGVPHRLDGTATDFTPKALDFIERLSRRVPVPVVPLDERLTSVEAEALLAEHESDWRRRKARLDAAAAAVLLQEYLDSRTRAPLA
- the mltG gene encoding endolytic transglycosylase MltG, with amino-acid sequence MKRLGLLLLIVVVLVAAGTALWVARRVSTPFGSVSGEQFVEIPPGESTPGIGRRLVAAGVIRDELTFRLAMRWHGRGRSLKAGEYRFAEAATPAEIIDRLAKGDVYLLPLTFPEGLTADEMSQLFAQSGLGTAPDFIAAARDPAPIKAIDPAADTLEGYLFPDTYSLPRHIDGEAMVARMVSRFTTVFDEDLRRRATATGLSVRQIMAIAALVEKETARADERPLVAAVYRNRLKIGMPMQADPTVIYALKRAGRWNGNIRRADLDFDSPYNTYRYPGLPPGPIASPGRAAIEATIAPAKVDYLYFVSRNDGSHAFAATLPEHNRNVQKWQVEYFRGRK
- a CDS encoding NAD(+)/NADH kinase, encoding MTSPIHRVGLVAKPGLTEAADLLGEIGAWLVSRGIEPCYETDTASLSSTPLPGGICEPEQIGRHEQLIIVLGGDGTLLGTAGRLATSGFDVPVVAVNFGSLGFLTEVRVTEVYEALSQVLAGTAHEERRMMLESHVCRADGTQLSHISLNDVVITKGALSRMIDLVASADGQLIARFKADGLIVASPTGSTAYNLSAGGPIVHPGVDALVLTPIAPHTLTNRPVVLPASTSLDIVVAGEIARSSREETYVTFDGQVGDILGPGETVSIHRAPYALRLLKPSSHGYFQVLRQKLRWAER
- a CDS encoding TlyA family RNA methyltransferase codes for the protein MTDTRASRVRLDALLVQRGLASSRERARALILAGHVSLPGASAPPKPGHLVREDADVQVRQADHPYVGRGALKLVHALDSFAIPVEGRVALDIGASTGGFTDVLLQRGAAHVVAVDVGHNQMDWRLRSNLRVSCLERINARHLTAGDLPADHRLFDIVTADVSFISLRYILPVVPPLLRPGADVITLVKPQFEAGREEVGKHGVVRDEAVRARVLAEVIDAAGALGLEAQGHTASPIEGMEGNLEWLAHFRSRA
- a CDS encoding polyprenyl synthetase family protein, yielding MTATTFEDFAAGCRRDLDRALTVWLPGPPVSPPRLHEAMQYSLLAGGKRMRPVLVFAAADAIGLGHPDARTLALPAACALEMIHTYSLVHDDLPAMDNDTLRRGRPTAHVVYGDALAILSGDGLLTEAFALLAREPVLEGTAIAQRKLQTLELIARSAGVGGMVGGQALDLQWEGAARQEHPDDDLLRLQDVHARKTGALIRAATGAGAIMAGGTPGQVATVDAYAIELGLCFQIIDDVLDVEGDAASLGKHAGKDEAAGKLTYPALFGVAGSRQRARDCADRGHAALEAAGLSGHLPAILDWTLTRTQ
- the xseB gene encoding exodeoxyribonuclease VII small subunit; amino-acid sequence: MTDPTDFEQALTELDAIVRSLEQGDQPLEQSLALFERGVTLSRFCHEKLTDAEKRIQVLTQSGGLRDETAAFEKDLSPRQSDRG
- the xseA gene encoding exodeoxyribonuclease VII large subunit, with translation MSSLFDLPFEDEPLDPEVLQPLDAPDDGRAEPVVAQGSFGLSPGRRSLGEGGQPGDTTPDVAVDLQVDGQRRASSTPTYPMTSPTAPPAEARSVASPAPPSRAERQRPRVYSVSELTNAVRNAIEQEFRTIWVEGEVADCSDKGGHVYFTLKDQGARLSAVLWRTDALRLRFKLTTGLQVIVKGRLSVYVPSGKYQLYAESIEPRGAGALQLAYEQLRRRLQAEGLFAPGRKRPLPMLPRRIGIVTSLEGAAIKDIVRVLRTRRAPSEIVISPTRVQGEGAAAEIARAIARLARVPNVDVIIVGRGGGSLEDLWAFNEEVVARAIAACPVPVIAAIGHETDTTIADHVADVRAATPSQGAEIVVRQASEFRDRIANARRQMALLLRSRLDRQRTGLMRVEQRPAFARYRDRLLDRDRERADLHERLTAALRTRVQDGRRVLRDVAARLDEQHPQRQLTSRLRRLAQIDDRLAAAMRTRQADARNHLQVHRDRLARVGLDASVAQSCRRVDAQLVRARQAVEGRWHRTDRQLTTLAGQLHALSPLATLGRGYAICWNTDRTAVVRSVTAVAAGDRVDVQLPDGSLHCAVQAVDAADPTSRP
- a CDS encoding TIGR00282 family metallophosphoesterase, with the protein product MRILFIGDIFAKVGRDLVKRAVPALVAARGLDLVIANGENSAGGFGITREISKELFDTGIAVMTSGNHVWDKREILAFIDEEPRLLRPFNYPAGTPGRGSTIVTIADGTRVGVLNLMGRVFMTAIDDPFALGRAEAERLREHADVVFVDFHAEATSEKIALGWHLDGVASVVVGTHTHVQTADAQILPGGTAYCTDVGMTGPHDGVIGVERGPIIGRFLTGLPTKFDTASGMPRLHGVIVTADAATGHATDIERLSLTPTDIEDLR
- a CDS encoding Hsp20/alpha crystallin family protein, with amino-acid sequence MLSFPEAAELADEVRRLFDDLQQAHDAAPGGLHAPPIDVVEREEFVEVVLDLAGVSPEDVRVLFKNNTLVIAGCKWPAAGAVVGATAFHLVERSFGRFARAVRITATLDLSRARATMTEGELRVRLPRLNSGQEFVIPIEKVV
- a CDS encoding Hsp20/alpha crystallin family protein encodes the protein MTLVRFDPFRELSTLQDRLNRIFADAYPRRYDDDLTQRGEWFPPVDIYENGSDEIVLKAELPGLRREDIDLRVENNTLTLRGERKRDTEIKQEQYHRVERSYGAFSRSFTLPSRIDTENVRAEFKEGVLSIKLPVKAEAKPRQIEVAIS
- a CDS encoding ABC transporter permease, with translation MRRLLALTWKEFMQLKRDRLTLRMIILVPLMQTLVFGYAINYDVKHLKTVVLDESRSYDSRELVARLTASQYFDVVGRVDSLRELQTALDSATASVGLVIDRDYGANRHRGKPAEAFIVVNASDTTTATQAMSIANGVATQLSIQTLARRAGWRETALPVDLRLRPWYNPDLRTATFVIPGLLAIILTFTLIQFTAGAIVRERELGTLEQLQVTPVTRTQLILGKLVPFIVIGYVQLTVTVLLMRFLFDIPIMGSVLLLYAVGFLFIAAVLGLGMLLSTIAQTQRQAQQLSMMFLLPFVFLSGYVFPIDGMPLVFQMLSRVIPARYFIEVVRGIVLRGAGLDELWEPVSWLAFYTFAIIGLAVFRFRKTAN